In Puniceicoccus vermicola, one DNA window encodes the following:
- a CDS encoding MarC family protein, giving the protein MHQLIQAIVTILALVNPIACAAIFASATKGMLRRERIMAAAKAGVMITVVLLISAFFGNRILHTFGVSLAAFSCAGGGILVFIGITMMRPPSSSSEEESGEKKPDDSSLSPLILFGASPGTITGVITVGASHQGEPFPETAVFGVLISMAYVTAVLIIAALGSRKKSKAKPGFGRQMINNYMGVIVIAMGVQFMLSGIQEFFRG; this is encoded by the coding sequence ATGCATCAGTTGATCCAGGCCATTGTCACCATTCTCGCCCTTGTCAATCCGATCGCTTGCGCTGCGATTTTTGCTTCGGCAACCAAGGGGATGCTTCGCCGGGAGAGGATTATGGCTGCCGCTAAGGCGGGGGTAATGATTACGGTGGTGCTTTTGATTTCGGCCTTTTTCGGCAATCGTATTCTTCACACTTTTGGTGTTTCCCTTGCCGCCTTCTCATGTGCGGGTGGTGGGATTTTGGTCTTTATTGGGATAACGATGATGCGGCCGCCAAGCTCCTCTTCTGAGGAGGAATCGGGGGAGAAAAAGCCGGACGATTCTTCATTGAGCCCTCTAATTCTTTTTGGGGCTAGTCCAGGGACGATCACCGGGGTGATTACGGTTGGAGCTTCCCATCAGGGGGAGCCTTTTCCGGAGACCGCCGTCTTCGGAGTTCTCATCTCGATGGCCTATGTTACGGCGGTTCTCATTATCGCGGCACTCGGGTCGAGGAAGAAATCGAAGGCGAAACCGGGATTTGGTCGTCAAATGATCAATAACTACATGGGGGTGATTGTTATCGCTATGGGCGTACAGTTCATGCTCAGTGGGATTCAGGAATTCTTCAGGGGGTGA
- a CDS encoding ion transporter translates to MKSRIYRVIFEADTRAGKLFDVALLVAIVISTAFVCLETIPGFRKDNVVLLKTGEWILTGLFTIEYVLRLYCSPRRKTYAFSFFGVVDFISIMPAYLALFAWPSSYYLVTIRLLRLLRVFRILKLLELSGQAQFILRALRESMPKIGIFFFALIILVFLEGTLMYLVEAGVNPGFNSIPNSVYWAIVTMTTVGYGDVAPMTAIGKLIASAIMLSGYAIIAVPTGIVTAHLSRADRSGDSTILPRRECENCGLSGHTEEARFCRRCGDKLPHV, encoded by the coding sequence ATGAAGAGCCGTATCTATCGAGTTATTTTCGAAGCCGATACCCGCGCAGGTAAACTCTTCGATGTCGCTCTTCTTGTCGCGATTGTCATCAGCACGGCCTTCGTTTGCCTCGAGACCATCCCGGGCTTTCGCAAGGACAACGTCGTTCTACTCAAAACCGGCGAATGGATCCTGACGGGTCTCTTCACGATCGAATACGTTCTTCGACTCTACTGCAGCCCGCGCCGCAAGACCTATGCCTTCAGCTTTTTTGGGGTCGTCGACTTCATCTCGATCATGCCGGCCTATCTAGCTCTCTTTGCTTGGCCGTCGTCCTACTATCTCGTCACAATCCGGTTACTCCGACTGTTGCGGGTTTTCCGAATTCTCAAGCTTCTGGAGCTTTCGGGCCAGGCCCAGTTCATCCTCCGGGCACTGCGCGAATCGATGCCGAAGATTGGGATTTTCTTCTTTGCCCTGATCATTCTCGTTTTTCTCGAAGGTACGCTCATGTATCTAGTCGAGGCCGGAGTAAATCCGGGGTTCAACAGCATCCCGAACAGCGTTTACTGGGCGATTGTGACCATGACGACGGTCGGATACGGTGACGTCGCTCCCATGACTGCGATTGGGAAATTGATCGCCTCCGCCATCATGCTCAGCGGCTACGCCATCATCGCCGTGCCCACTGGGATTGTCACCGCCCACCTCTCCCGTGCCGACCGAAGCGGCGATTCCACGATTTTACCTCGCCGTGAATGCGAAAATTGTGGGCTCTCCGGTCATACCGAAGAAGCCCGGTTCTGCCGCCGTTGTGGCGACAAGCTTCCGCACGTCTAG
- a CDS encoding MBOAT family O-acyltransferase, with protein sequence MVFSSHVFLFLFLPLVLVSYYLCPRPGRNVVLLGYSLLFYGWANPLFALLLLLTVGVCYLAGQLAARRHRPEGGSGRIGLLLGVVFPLLVLGVFKYFNFARDNWNAIAAAWGPGLAELDIALQVVLPLGLSFYTFQAITYVVDIYRGDARPQKNPLDFASYIALFPQLVAGPIIRYGEIERQLRERRETINLFARGVGFFSIGLAKKILLANPCGQIADAVFATGTTAAADAWTGVFAYSMQIYFDFSGYSDMALGLGLMFGFVFPINFNSPYRSVSITDFWRRWHISLSSFLRDYLYIPLGGNRKGNLRTYANLITVMLLGGLWHGASWTFVVWGAWHGVGLAVERLWNQRVGRRIAPTYLAIPLVFVIASLGWVWFRADSFSHAAEIFRSLFGLADPDERALLLDGWIRQPYLLLTLFVALGISWFGVPTHRLLRSIGFAKAIAILLILVLAVVAMSNQSFNPFIYFNF encoded by the coding sequence ATGGTTTTCAGCTCCCACGTATTTCTCTTTCTCTTTCTGCCGTTGGTATTGGTTTCGTATTACCTTTGCCCGCGGCCGGGGAGAAATGTGGTTTTACTGGGTTATAGCCTCCTCTTTTATGGATGGGCAAATCCGCTTTTTGCCCTCCTTCTCCTCTTGACGGTAGGGGTCTGTTACCTCGCGGGGCAACTGGCGGCCCGTCGTCATCGACCAGAAGGTGGCAGCGGGCGAATTGGGCTTTTGCTGGGGGTAGTATTTCCTCTGCTGGTCCTCGGGGTTTTTAAGTATTTCAACTTCGCCCGCGACAACTGGAATGCGATCGCGGCGGCATGGGGTCCCGGCCTCGCGGAATTGGACATAGCCCTGCAGGTCGTCCTGCCACTCGGTCTTAGTTTCTACACCTTTCAGGCGATCACCTATGTCGTCGATATTTACCGCGGGGATGCTCGGCCGCAAAAAAATCCGCTGGATTTCGCTTCCTATATTGCGCTCTTTCCCCAGTTGGTAGCGGGGCCGATCATTCGCTATGGGGAAATTGAGAGGCAGCTTCGGGAAAGGCGGGAAACCATTAACCTCTTTGCCAGAGGAGTCGGATTTTTCAGCATCGGGTTGGCGAAAAAGATCCTCCTCGCCAATCCCTGCGGGCAGATTGCGGACGCCGTATTCGCAACAGGGACCACGGCGGCAGCGGATGCCTGGACCGGAGTCTTCGCCTATTCGATGCAGATCTATTTCGATTTTAGCGGTTATTCGGACATGGCCCTGGGTCTCGGGTTGATGTTCGGATTTGTCTTTCCGATCAATTTCAATTCTCCCTACCGTTCTGTCTCGATCACTGATTTCTGGCGGCGATGGCACATTTCCCTTTCGAGCTTTCTCCGGGACTACCTCTACATCCCGCTCGGGGGAAATCGGAAAGGAAACCTTCGGACGTATGCGAACCTGATCACGGTAATGTTGCTCGGAGGACTCTGGCACGGTGCCTCTTGGACTTTTGTGGTCTGGGGGGCATGGCACGGAGTGGGGCTGGCCGTCGAACGTCTCTGGAATCAAAGAGTTGGGCGAAGGATCGCTCCTACCTACCTCGCGATTCCTCTGGTCTTTGTCATTGCCTCCCTCGGGTGGGTTTGGTTTCGGGCGGATTCCTTTTCTCACGCTGCGGAGATCTTTCGCAGTCTCTTCGGTTTGGCTGATCCCGATGAACGGGCTCTTTTGCTCGATGGATGGATTCGTCAACCCTATCTATTGCTGACACTCTTCGTGGCTCTCGGGATCTCCTGGTTCGGAGTGCCGACCCATCGGCTCCTGCGTTCGATTGGCTTCGCTAAAGCTATTGCCATTCTGCTCATCCTGGTTCTGGCCGTAGTGGCGATGTCCAACCAGAGCTTTAACCCCTTCATTTATTTCAACTTCTGA
- a CDS encoding transposase, translating to MRRKRIQLEGQTAYYHVMSRTVNGEALFGNREREVLRKMIWQVADFSGIRVVTYAVMKNHFHVLVEVPAEVSISDEELVRRYRRLYPKPTPWNPMRAEVLEGHLRDNALEGMDLRKSLLRRMGDVSWMMKTLKQRFTLWFNRSRDRFGPLWCERFKSVLVEGDRWALRTVAAYIDLNAVRAGLVSDPKDYRFCGYAEAIGGSRLARAGLSVVDKDLAGYRQTLYGVGAGEKAEKKSISREEAVRVLEEEKGKLPLSVVLRCRVRYFTDGMVLGSPSFVEEQVQGGLGKRPKRAHAMTGTDWGGLAVGTGLRSKLFE from the coding sequence ATGAGAAGAAAACGGATTCAGCTCGAGGGACAAACAGCTTACTACCATGTGATGAGTCGAACGGTGAACGGAGAGGCTCTCTTTGGCAACCGCGAGAGGGAGGTTTTGCGGAAGATGATCTGGCAGGTGGCTGATTTCTCGGGGATCCGGGTGGTTACTTATGCGGTGATGAAGAACCACTTCCATGTTTTGGTGGAGGTGCCGGCGGAGGTCAGTATTTCGGATGAGGAGTTGGTGCGTCGGTATCGTCGGCTCTATCCGAAGCCTACGCCTTGGAACCCAATGCGGGCCGAGGTTTTAGAGGGGCACCTTCGGGATAATGCTCTGGAGGGCATGGACTTGCGGAAGAGTCTGTTGCGACGGATGGGTGATGTTTCCTGGATGATGAAGACCCTGAAGCAGAGATTTACGCTCTGGTTTAATCGGTCGCGGGATCGTTTTGGACCGCTTTGGTGTGAGCGGTTTAAGAGTGTTCTGGTGGAAGGGGATCGTTGGGCGCTGCGGACGGTGGCTGCCTATATCGACTTAAATGCGGTTCGGGCGGGGTTGGTGTCAGATCCTAAGGATTACCGGTTTTGTGGGTATGCCGAGGCGATTGGCGGCAGTCGGCTGGCTCGGGCTGGGCTTTCTGTTGTGGATAAGGATTTGGCTGGGTATCGGCAGACTTTGTATGGGGTCGGAGCCGGGGAGAAGGCTGAGAAAAAGTCGATTTCTCGGGAAGAAGCGGTGCGGGTTCTGGAAGAGGAGAAGGGAAAATTGCCTTTGTCTGTGGTTTTGCGGTGCCGGGTGCGTTATTTTACCGACGGGATGGTGCTGGGATCGCCCTCATTTGTGGAGGAGCAGGTTCAGGGAGGTCTGGGGAAGCGTCCCAAGCGGGCGCATGCGATGACCGGGACCGATTGGGGTGGTTTGGCCGTCGGGACTGGACTGCGATCCAAGCTATTTGAATAA
- a CDS encoding alginate O-acetyltransferase AlgX-related protein produces the protein MDREKEAWEELERSSVSCGSRWLLVGVFLFAVFAVFVVDLWHPYGPRDAVRTFSERSRPLETDTGSFDKIRSWNREVLTDIEGFEAQIEDESVLARTIPFYQWFMVRALSTSGTGRVLIGRDDWYFLKEGLETTLGWGAEENLKKADAAVRRLAGQLAQKGISLILVPIPGKADLYPGQFSSRFTTDGVLAPAQRRERFYRNWASLPGVDVLPARELLTRLREKGQPVFLERDTHWTPAAMETVARALADSIQEEVADIESGGEPVSSPGDLVEMMRLPVALTPEQQVEVERISTEISSTRESGVIFLGDSFAAVFSDAVLGWGENAGLQDRLPALLGESFDFRLNYGDPVSGPGRQLERLLNSMGEDSRPRVVIWEFAERFLDEGEWDGLFR, from the coding sequence ATGGATCGCGAAAAAGAAGCTTGGGAAGAATTGGAGCGCTCATCCGTGAGTTGCGGAAGCCGTTGGCTTTTGGTCGGAGTTTTTCTTTTTGCGGTGTTTGCTGTTTTTGTGGTCGATCTGTGGCATCCCTACGGCCCCCGGGATGCGGTCCGCACGTTTTCCGAACGTTCGCGTCCTTTGGAAACGGATACGGGGAGTTTTGATAAAATCCGATCGTGGAACCGCGAAGTTCTCACCGACATCGAAGGCTTCGAGGCGCAGATTGAGGATGAGAGTGTCCTAGCGCGCACGATTCCTTTTTATCAGTGGTTCATGGTTCGGGCTCTGAGCACCTCTGGAACTGGCCGCGTTCTCATTGGTCGGGACGATTGGTATTTCTTGAAAGAGGGGTTGGAGACGACTCTGGGATGGGGCGCGGAGGAGAATCTGAAAAAGGCTGACGCGGCGGTTCGTCGCTTAGCCGGGCAGTTGGCCCAGAAAGGGATCTCTCTCATACTCGTGCCGATCCCAGGGAAGGCGGATCTATATCCGGGTCAGTTTTCCTCTCGTTTTACGACAGACGGTGTCCTGGCTCCGGCACAACGGCGGGAGCGATTTTACCGGAACTGGGCAAGCCTGCCGGGAGTCGATGTTCTGCCTGCCCGAGAGTTGCTGACCCGTCTCCGGGAAAAGGGACAGCCCGTATTTTTGGAGCGTGACACTCATTGGACTCCCGCTGCGATGGAGACCGTGGCCCGAGCCCTCGCGGACTCGATTCAGGAAGAGGTCGCCGATATTGAGAGTGGGGGTGAGCCCGTTTCCTCTCCGGGTGATTTGGTGGAAATGATGCGTTTGCCTGTCGCTTTGACGCCGGAACAGCAGGTGGAGGTGGAGAGAATTTCGACGGAGATTTCATCCACCCGCGAATCCGGAGTCATCTTTCTGGGAGATAGTTTCGCTGCGGTTTTCTCGGACGCTGTTTTGGGCTGGGGGGAGAATGCGGGTCTCCAGGATCGGCTTCCGGCGTTGCTTGGGGAATCCTTCGATTTTCGATTAAATTATGGGGATCCCGTATCCGGCCCGGGTAGACAACTGGAGCGTCTTTTGAACTCGATGGGAGAAGATTCTCGGCCGCGAGTCGTTATCTGGGAGTTTGCCGAGCGTTTTCTCGACGAGGGCGAGTGGGATGGCCTATTTCGGTGA
- a CDS encoding FUSC family protein: protein MIRYQYKNRTLRFAIRRFITCLLAFYGGYYLNIPLMGETSYIGGLWAMISVLIVLQPNRKDAWQTALLRMMGTFIGAAAAALYLTFLPFHPIGMCVTISVTVLICGGFGVPNYARLACITIAIMMISSKIDPEISPHMNAILRFLESAIGTCIAVLATEIWPEEDPDLRKPGSLRVPLSDLGRKNNDGEKG from the coding sequence GTGATCCGCTACCAGTATAAGAACCGTACACTTCGTTTCGCCATTCGGCGATTCATCACCTGCCTACTCGCCTTCTACGGCGGCTACTATCTCAATATCCCCTTGATGGGAGAGACCTCCTATATCGGTGGACTTTGGGCAATGATCTCCGTCCTGATCGTCCTGCAGCCCAACCGAAAGGATGCTTGGCAGACTGCACTCCTTCGAATGATGGGAACTTTTATTGGGGCAGCTGCCGCAGCATTGTACCTTACCTTCTTACCGTTCCATCCGATCGGAATGTGCGTGACGATCTCCGTCACCGTTCTGATTTGCGGAGGCTTCGGGGTGCCCAATTACGCCCGCCTCGCGTGCATCACCATTGCGATCATGATGATCTCCTCCAAGATCGATCCGGAGATCTCACCTCATATGAACGCGATCCTCCGATTCCTCGAATCGGCGATCGGTACCTGTATCGCAGTTCTGGCCACTGAGATCTGGCCGGAGGAGGATCCTGACCTGAGAAAGCCGGGGAGCCTTCGGGTTCCGCTTTCGGACTTGGGACGGAAGAATAATGATGGCGAGAAAGGATAG
- a CDS encoding YfhO family protein: protein MSAFLRWLKEKNLWSVAALVILVVGVVSSVFWQPAPNRVRVPIESNPEQTVLQVYYRYGFPGPGSFFEYYSDKELIHQNDGVLVAEFELPGWRKLRAIRLDLGREVRSFQLGPVEFGYELAYKYYPLFSLNGEEILERWQKNDQIASGVVNEEGWTVETSGKDAYLVFPVSRDEWLGSLAPEDLWVLRGFRLLIYAMVSGLVFLAGRLVRSGWLLKAGSPQTPRWNRWWGAVFFIGLLALGFVVYEPFLIFEKLYLFKDVATDSVDVFWPVYMHISHYFRTEGYPLWSFSIGTGQGLFNWIGDLFLFILYALPPVDIAFALGWVQLLKTLIAGLLFLGWLRMLGIGRYAASVGAVGLVFSAHMVIRGNWTHYASEVVMVAFALFAFECFLRKKIWHLIPLAILFLVIRGVFHTYVWSILFFSYALLRLWMEAGWKPKWIGLQVLRLGGCYLLGLGLSAFFLFPNLAEILSSPRVSGGESTVSGFASRGFFGINDAEEWLSSLYGLFAPDIMGRGNFYSGWRNYLEGPHLYVGTIMLLLIPQAFLGRSRRVKVVLGLALLAVVLYLFVPYARYFMNAFAGDYYKTSSFWVSLVIAGTGALALDNVVRRRRLNLGLLIVTLVLCLVALGFLKYSEFVMEWLRVNESRRVYRQVIILLFAYSGALVLMRSERQRSLGLLLLPLLLGWEVYQFAGQSTQDRLTLRGDSLETGAYYFDDTYSAIRMIEQADDEFYRVEKGNVSVHLNDPLGQGYNGLSSYYSFNAGGYLSFLGPQGFDVDYLVPGHRSSYVAGPGKRFALATLLSTKYFIARDWGDSVVPPAYQLWGRAGDALIYENTCFIPFGSIYFQRIEEDVVWQYPPESRDLLAFAAAIVPEEIGMTDASLVPELAQSEVKAIAGRGTNQTADGWVNTYTELAHDLASTSVTWDEFGENRMEGSVRLEQPGIAFFSIPDNAGWKAEINGEAAEFFPIHFGFKALVLPSGDNQISIEYFPPYMKAGMFASGGSILVMVGLIVWPFVRRKSVRKEQSPD from the coding sequence ATGAGTGCTTTTCTTCGTTGGCTTAAAGAAAAGAATCTGTGGAGCGTTGCTGCCTTGGTGATTCTCGTCGTTGGGGTGGTCTCTAGCGTTTTCTGGCAGCCTGCGCCCAACCGAGTCAGGGTTCCGATCGAATCCAACCCGGAGCAGACGGTTTTGCAGGTTTACTATCGGTACGGGTTTCCGGGGCCCGGTTCGTTTTTCGAATACTATTCCGATAAGGAACTGATTCATCAGAACGATGGCGTTTTGGTGGCGGAGTTTGAGCTTCCCGGCTGGCGTAAATTGCGGGCGATCCGGCTGGATCTCGGTAGGGAGGTTCGCAGTTTTCAATTGGGTCCGGTCGAGTTCGGCTATGAGCTGGCCTACAAATACTATCCTCTATTCAGCTTGAACGGTGAGGAGATTTTGGAGCGTTGGCAGAAGAATGACCAGATCGCTTCGGGCGTGGTAAATGAAGAGGGTTGGACCGTCGAAACGTCCGGCAAAGATGCATACTTGGTCTTTCCGGTCTCTCGCGATGAATGGCTCGGGAGCCTTGCACCTGAGGATCTTTGGGTCCTGCGCGGTTTCCGTCTGCTGATTTATGCGATGGTCTCCGGATTGGTTTTTTTGGCTGGTCGTCTTGTACGGTCTGGATGGTTGCTGAAAGCCGGAAGCCCCCAGACGCCGCGATGGAATCGATGGTGGGGGGCCGTGTTTTTCATTGGATTACTCGCGCTCGGGTTTGTCGTCTACGAGCCATTCCTGATCTTTGAGAAACTCTACTTGTTCAAGGATGTGGCTACCGATTCGGTTGATGTTTTCTGGCCGGTCTACATGCACATTTCTCACTACTTTCGGACCGAGGGATATCCTCTCTGGTCGTTTAGTATTGGAACCGGTCAGGGGCTTTTCAATTGGATCGGAGATCTCTTCCTTTTCATCCTTTATGCCCTTCCTCCCGTCGACATCGCCTTTGCCTTAGGCTGGGTGCAGCTGCTGAAGACTTTGATCGCCGGCCTATTGTTTCTGGGCTGGTTACGCATGCTGGGAATCGGACGGTACGCTGCCTCTGTGGGGGCGGTCGGTTTGGTTTTTTCCGCCCACATGGTGATTCGGGGCAACTGGACGCACTATGCCAGCGAGGTCGTAATGGTGGCTTTTGCGCTATTCGCCTTTGAGTGTTTTCTGCGCAAGAAGATTTGGCATCTGATTCCTTTGGCGATCCTGTTCCTCGTAATTCGAGGAGTTTTCCACACTTACGTCTGGTCCATTCTCTTTTTCAGCTATGCCTTGCTGAGACTCTGGATGGAGGCGGGATGGAAACCCAAATGGATCGGGTTGCAGGTTTTGCGCTTGGGCGGATGTTACCTTCTGGGGTTGGGACTCTCAGCCTTCTTCCTTTTCCCCAATCTTGCGGAGATTCTCTCAAGCCCGCGCGTGAGTGGGGGAGAGTCGACGGTGAGTGGCTTTGCGAGCCGGGGGTTCTTCGGGATCAATGATGCCGAGGAGTGGCTCTCGAGTCTGTATGGGCTGTTTGCGCCGGATATAATGGGCCGGGGAAATTTTTACTCGGGCTGGAGAAATTATCTCGAGGGACCTCACCTCTATGTCGGAACGATAATGCTCTTGTTGATCCCGCAGGCATTCCTGGGCCGGAGCCGTCGTGTAAAGGTGGTGCTGGGCTTGGCTCTGTTGGCGGTCGTCCTGTACCTCTTCGTTCCCTACGCTCGATACTTTATGAACGCATTCGCGGGGGATTACTACAAAACCTCGTCGTTTTGGGTGTCGCTGGTCATTGCTGGAACGGGTGCGCTGGCTCTCGATAACGTCGTGCGGCGCCGGAGACTAAACCTCGGTCTTCTCATTGTGACTTTGGTTCTCTGTCTCGTGGCGCTAGGCTTTTTGAAGTATTCCGAGTTCGTCATGGAGTGGTTGCGGGTGAATGAAAGCCGTCGCGTTTATCGCCAGGTGATCATCTTGCTGTTTGCCTATTCGGGAGCCTTGGTGCTGATGCGAAGTGAGCGCCAACGGTCATTGGGACTGCTTTTATTGCCGCTGTTGCTGGGCTGGGAGGTGTATCAATTTGCCGGGCAGAGTACGCAAGACCGTTTGACACTGCGCGGAGATTCTCTGGAAACCGGGGCGTATTATTTTGATGATACGTATTCGGCGATTAGAATGATCGAGCAGGCCGACGATGAGTTTTATCGAGTGGAAAAGGGGAATGTATCTGTTCACCTAAATGACCCTTTAGGCCAAGGTTACAACGGATTGAGTTCGTATTACTCTTTCAATGCGGGCGGCTATCTTTCCTTTCTTGGCCCGCAAGGGTTTGATGTGGATTATCTGGTGCCGGGTCATCGGTCCTCCTACGTAGCTGGTCCGGGAAAACGGTTCGCCTTGGCGACGCTATTGTCCACGAAGTATTTTATCGCCCGGGATTGGGGTGATTCCGTCGTGCCGCCTGCTTATCAACTTTGGGGCCGCGCGGGGGATGCGTTGATCTACGAGAATACTTGTTTCATCCCCTTCGGGTCGATCTATTTTCAAAGGATCGAAGAAGATGTGGTTTGGCAATATCCACCTGAATCCCGAGATCTATTGGCCTTTGCCGCGGCGATTGTTCCGGAAGAGATCGGCATGACCGATGCGTCTTTGGTCCCGGAGCTGGCTCAGTCGGAGGTCAAGGCGATCGCTGGTCGAGGAACCAACCAAACCGCAGACGGGTGGGTCAATACCTACACGGAGTTGGCGCACGATCTGGCCTCGACCTCGGTTACTTGGGATGAATTTGGCGAGAATCGAATGGAAGGTTCCGTTCGCCTCGAACAACCGGGGATCGCATTTTTCTCCATCCCCGACAACGCTGGCTGGAAAGCGGAGATCAATGGTGAGGCAGCTGAATTTTTCCCGATTCATTTTGGGTTCAAGGCTCTGGTGCTTCCTTCTGGGGATAACCAGATTTCAATCGAATATTTTCCCCCTTACATGAAGGCTGGAATGTTTGCCTCAGGCGGATCGATTCTCGTAATGGTGGGATTGATTGTTTGGCCGTTCGTCAGACGGAAGTCCGTGAGGAAAGAACAGTCCCCTGATTGA
- a CDS encoding glycosyltransferase family 2 protein, whose protein sequence is MSKERISVVIPVFNEEGNLPDLRRKIIEALEAVGADWECILVNDGSSDGSSDLLDQFQAEDPRFRAIHFRRNYGQTAAMQAGFDSAEGDIIIPMDGDLQNDPVDIRRMLDKLNEGYDVISGWRKDRKDKKISRVFVSRIANRVISWISGVRLHDYGCSLKAYRREVLKGVRLYGEMHRFIPIYASWQGAKVAEISVSHHPRVHGKSSYGLERVFKVILDLMVVKFLHKYSHKPMYLFGGFGLVFFFFGFVSFIWMSSLKLFADIQLTGTPLPLLTVFMGSLGVMSILLGLLAELGTRTYFESQGKRTYIIRETKEGETIVRERTDLPNV, encoded by the coding sequence ATGAGTAAAGAGCGTATATCCGTGGTCATCCCGGTGTTTAACGAGGAGGGCAACCTGCCGGACCTTAGGCGAAAGATTATTGAAGCGCTTGAGGCGGTCGGTGCGGACTGGGAGTGTATTCTGGTCAATGATGGGAGTTCGGACGGGAGCAGCGATCTCCTCGACCAATTTCAAGCGGAGGACCCGCGGTTCCGAGCGATCCACTTTCGGCGGAATTATGGCCAAACTGCTGCGATGCAGGCGGGATTTGATTCAGCGGAAGGGGACATCATCATTCCGATGGATGGGGATCTTCAGAACGACCCCGTGGATATTCGCCGGATGCTCGATAAGCTCAATGAGGGCTATGATGTGATCTCCGGTTGGCGCAAGGATCGGAAGGATAAGAAAATTTCGCGTGTCTTTGTGAGCCGAATTGCGAACCGGGTGATTTCCTGGATTTCGGGGGTTCGCTTGCACGATTACGGTTGTTCCCTGAAAGCCTATCGTCGCGAAGTTCTCAAAGGGGTTCGTCTCTATGGAGAAATGCACCGCTTTATCCCGATTTATGCCAGTTGGCAGGGGGCGAAGGTTGCGGAAATTTCCGTTAGCCATCATCCGCGGGTCCACGGCAAGTCGAGCTACGGTCTGGAGCGGGTTTTCAAGGTCATCTTGGATCTGATGGTGGTGAAATTTCTCCACAAATATTCGCACAAGCCCATGTATCTCTTCGGGGGATTCGGCTTGGTCTTTTTCTTCTTCGGCTTTGTTTCCTTTATCTGGATGTCCAGTTTGAAGCTGTTTGCCGATATTCAGTTAACGGGAACGCCACTACCTCTCCTCACCGTTTTCATGGGGTCGCTCGGGGTCATGTCGATTCTTTTGGGGCTCCTTGCGGAGTTGGGCACTCGGACTTACTTTGAGTCCCAGGGCAAACGCACCTACATCATCCGCGAGACCAAAGAGGGTGAAACGATCGTCCGGGAACGAACTGACCTGCCCAATGTATAA
- a CDS encoding glycosyltransferase family 2 protein, with translation MYNGKKVVVVMPAYNAEKTIEKTHEEVVEQGIADLVIVVDDRSSDDTVAVARALPNTLVHRHSQNTGYGGNQKSCYRLACENDADIVVMVHPDYQYTPLLLPAMVSMISNDLYDCVLASRIIGGQALRGGMPLWKYCANRFLTASQNLLMGAKLSEYHTGYRAFSRKVLEKLDLEKNSDDFVFDNQMLTQIHWEGFRIGEVSCPTKYFPEASSINFCRSSKYGLGCLWNALLFRLARWKVARPRLLSEG, from the coding sequence ATGTATAATGGTAAGAAAGTCGTCGTGGTCATGCCCGCCTACAACGCGGAAAAGACCATTGAGAAAACCCATGAGGAAGTCGTCGAGCAGGGGATCGCCGATCTCGTGATCGTGGTCGATGACCGTAGTTCAGATGACACGGTGGCTGTGGCTCGGGCGCTCCCGAACACTCTCGTTCATCGGCACTCTCAAAATACCGGATACGGGGGGAATCAAAAGAGCTGCTACCGCCTCGCCTGCGAGAATGACGCAGACATCGTGGTCATGGTCCACCCGGACTACCAGTATACGCCTCTCCTTCTCCCCGCCATGGTCTCAATGATCTCCAACGATCTTTACGACTGTGTATTGGCTTCGCGGATTATCGGGGGCCAGGCGCTTCGCGGGGGAATGCCGCTCTGGAAGTATTGCGCGAATCGCTTTCTGACGGCTTCGCAAAACCTTTTGATGGGGGCAAAGCTCTCTGAGTATCACACCGGATATCGGGCTTTTTCCCGGAAGGTTCTCGAAAAACTCGATCTGGAAAAGAATTCCGATGACTTCGTTTTCGACAATCAGATGCTGACTCAGATCCACTGGGAAGGATTCCGGATCGGGGAGGTGTCCTGCCCAACGAAGTATTTTCCCGAGGCGTCCTCCATCAATTTTTGCCGCAGTTCCAAATATGGGCTCGGTTGTCTTTGGAACGCCTTACTTTTCCGCCTTGCTCGGTGGAAGGTAGCTCGTCCCCGTTTGTTGTCCGAGGGATAA